A part of Augochlora pura isolate Apur16 chromosome 1, APUR_v2.2.1, whole genome shotgun sequence genomic DNA contains:
- the Rassf gene encoding ras association family member isoform X2, with translation MWKCHKCGKPVYFAERKQSLGYDWHPECLRCEECGKRLNPGQHAEHKGVPYCHVPCYGALFGPQLFGHGTRVESHTSFGKKEARPSLPRSHLESKLKVFNQYYEGKSGGIRSREVNGRLILEGALRIYWGVRGVIHLKEDDDQRTVVTARNRNSCRRSVSDNVEDEEKEDISVKETVEQDAEIEVKSVPASPDHLKSLTLPMKLDVKNMEWDELDELLQVERKVEDGNKLYQTMPENLPSISSQNSSEAVPLSTQSSLDNSDSRENSETSSPNHQTSRGNDSSITSTPTHSIGSSSSTDTPVYHGTPNRNGTLRRVEYFDNLERNTNSNRSISTDDSWIEKGLNRSMSGPDCLQRHRTDSDTDSVNSLQFREDDNMTMSTDSGLELDGVVLRRKQGSTAIRRRPGGRRQSRSRLRRRCSINGHFYNRETSFFTPPHGSQMSVWITSLVNTQEVINLMLDKYKVDAKPDNFALFVVRDNGEQRRLREDEYPLEVRVVLGPHETVARLFLVDKLSTPEISSDVAQFLNLSLAECHGILQRYHYEEEHQIGLLKEKYKEMRRRIRQRMEELKVRL, from the exons ATGTGGAAGTGCCATAAATGTGGGAAACCTGTATACTTCG CTGAACGTAAACAGTCATTGGGATATGATTGGCATCCAGAATGTTTACGTTGTGAGGAATGTGGGAAACGTTTAAATCCAGGCCAGCATGCAGAG CACAAAGGTGTACCCTATTGCCATGTACCTTGTTATGGAGCATTATTTGGACCACAGTTGTTTGGTCATGGAACAAGGGTTGAATCACACACCAGTTTTGGAAAAAAGGAAGCTAGACCATCTTTACCCAG ATCACACTTAGAGTCAAAGCTAAAAGTTTTCAATCAGTATTATGAAGGCAAAAGTGGAGGAATAAGAAGTCGTGAG gTCAATGGAAGATTGATATTAGAAGGTGCACTTCGAATTTATTGGGGTGTCAGAGGAGTAATCCACCTAAAAGAAGACGACGATCAACGCACAGTAGTTACCGCTCGGAATAGAAATTCGTGTCGGCGAAGTGTTTCCGAT AATGtggaagatgaagaaaagGAGGATATCTCGGTAAAAGAAACGGTAGAACAGGACGCAGAAATTGAAGTAAAGTCTGTACCAGCTTCTCCCGATCATCTTAAAAGTCTCACTTTGCCGATGAAGTTAGATGTAAAAAATATGGAGTGGGACGAGTTGGACGAGCTTCTTCAG GTGGAACGTAAAGTTGAagatggaaataaattgtatcaaaCAATGCCCGAGAACTTGCCGTCGATAAGTTCGCAGAACAGTTCGGAGGCGGTGCCGCTATCCACTCAGTCGAGTCTCGACAACTCCGATTCCCGCGAGAACTCGGAAACTAGTAGCCCAAATCATCAAACAAGCCGGGGAAATGATAGTAGTATAACTAGTACGCCCACGCACAGTATAGGCAGCTCTTCCAGCACCGACACGCCCGTTTACCACGGAACTCCGAATCGGAACGGAACGCTTCGAAGAGTAGAATATTTCGACAATTTGGAAAGAAACACGAACAGCAATCGATCCATCAGCACCGACGATAGTTGGATCGAGAAGGGTTTGAATCGGTCGATGTCGGGACCCGATTGTCTCCAGAGACATCGGACAGATAGCGACACAGATTCAGTGAATTCTCTTCAGTTCAGAGAAGATGACAATATGACTATGTCCACCGACAGTGGATTagag CTCGATGGCGTAGTTTTGCGACGAAAGCAAGGCTCTACCGCTATCAGACGTCGACCCGGTGGTCGACGACAGTCTCGTAGCCGTTTGCGACGTCGCTGTTCAATCAACggtcatttttataatcgtgAAACCAGTTTTTTCACTCCCCCTCACGGCTCTCAAATGTCCGTGTGGATTACGAGCCTAGTAAATACTCAAGAGGTTATCAACCTTATGCTGGACAAGTATAAAGTTGATGCTAAACCGGACAACTTTGCGTTGTTCGTGGTCCGCGATAACGGGG AACAACGAAGACTCAGAGAGGACGAGTATCCTTTAGAGGTTCGGGTAGTACTGGGTCCGCACGAAACTGTTGCACGACTGTTTTTGGTAGATAAATTGTCCACGCCGGAGATCAGCTCCGACGTCGCACAATTTCTTAACCTCTCCTTGGCAGAGTGCCATGGTATCCTGCAACGTTATCATTACGAGGAGGAACATCAGATCGgtttattgaaagaaaa ATACAAAGAGATGCGGCGAAGAATACGGCAAAGAATGGAGGAGTTGAAAGTCCGATTGTA a
- the Rassf gene encoding ras association family member isoform X1, with amino-acid sequence MWKCHKCGKPVYFAERKQSLGYDWHPECLRCEECGKRLNPGQHAEHKGVPYCHVPCYGALFGPQLFGHGTRVESHTSFGKKEARPSLPRSHLESKLKVFNQYYEGKSGGIRSREVNGRLILEGALRIYWGVRGVIHLKEDDDQRTVVTARNRNSCRRSVSDNVEDEEKEDISVKETVEQDAEIEVKSVPASPDHLKSLTLPMKLDVKNMEWDELDELLQVERKVEDGNKLYQTMPENLPSISSQNSSEAVPLSTQSSLDNSDSRENSETSSPNHQTSRGNDSSITSTPTHSIGSSSSTDTPVYHGTPNRNGTLRRVEYFDNLERNTNSNRSISTDDSWIEKGLNRSMSGPDCLQRHRTDSDTDSVNSLQFREDDNMTMSTDSGLELDGVVLRRKQGSTAIRRRPGGRRQSRSRLRRRCSINGHFYNRETSFFTPPHGSQMSVWITSLVNTQEVINLMLDKYKVDAKPDNFALFVVRDNGEQRRLREDEYPLEVRVVLGPHETVARLFLVDKLSTPEISSDVAQFLNLSLAECHGILQRYHYEEEHQIGLLKEKYKEMRRRIRQRMEELKVRLYVQL; translated from the exons ATGTGGAAGTGCCATAAATGTGGGAAACCTGTATACTTCG CTGAACGTAAACAGTCATTGGGATATGATTGGCATCCAGAATGTTTACGTTGTGAGGAATGTGGGAAACGTTTAAATCCAGGCCAGCATGCAGAG CACAAAGGTGTACCCTATTGCCATGTACCTTGTTATGGAGCATTATTTGGACCACAGTTGTTTGGTCATGGAACAAGGGTTGAATCACACACCAGTTTTGGAAAAAAGGAAGCTAGACCATCTTTACCCAG ATCACACTTAGAGTCAAAGCTAAAAGTTTTCAATCAGTATTATGAAGGCAAAAGTGGAGGAATAAGAAGTCGTGAG gTCAATGGAAGATTGATATTAGAAGGTGCACTTCGAATTTATTGGGGTGTCAGAGGAGTAATCCACCTAAAAGAAGACGACGATCAACGCACAGTAGTTACCGCTCGGAATAGAAATTCGTGTCGGCGAAGTGTTTCCGAT AATGtggaagatgaagaaaagGAGGATATCTCGGTAAAAGAAACGGTAGAACAGGACGCAGAAATTGAAGTAAAGTCTGTACCAGCTTCTCCCGATCATCTTAAAAGTCTCACTTTGCCGATGAAGTTAGATGTAAAAAATATGGAGTGGGACGAGTTGGACGAGCTTCTTCAG GTGGAACGTAAAGTTGAagatggaaataaattgtatcaaaCAATGCCCGAGAACTTGCCGTCGATAAGTTCGCAGAACAGTTCGGAGGCGGTGCCGCTATCCACTCAGTCGAGTCTCGACAACTCCGATTCCCGCGAGAACTCGGAAACTAGTAGCCCAAATCATCAAACAAGCCGGGGAAATGATAGTAGTATAACTAGTACGCCCACGCACAGTATAGGCAGCTCTTCCAGCACCGACACGCCCGTTTACCACGGAACTCCGAATCGGAACGGAACGCTTCGAAGAGTAGAATATTTCGACAATTTGGAAAGAAACACGAACAGCAATCGATCCATCAGCACCGACGATAGTTGGATCGAGAAGGGTTTGAATCGGTCGATGTCGGGACCCGATTGTCTCCAGAGACATCGGACAGATAGCGACACAGATTCAGTGAATTCTCTTCAGTTCAGAGAAGATGACAATATGACTATGTCCACCGACAGTGGATTagag CTCGATGGCGTAGTTTTGCGACGAAAGCAAGGCTCTACCGCTATCAGACGTCGACCCGGTGGTCGACGACAGTCTCGTAGCCGTTTGCGACGTCGCTGTTCAATCAACggtcatttttataatcgtgAAACCAGTTTTTTCACTCCCCCTCACGGCTCTCAAATGTCCGTGTGGATTACGAGCCTAGTAAATACTCAAGAGGTTATCAACCTTATGCTGGACAAGTATAAAGTTGATGCTAAACCGGACAACTTTGCGTTGTTCGTGGTCCGCGATAACGGGG AACAACGAAGACTCAGAGAGGACGAGTATCCTTTAGAGGTTCGGGTAGTACTGGGTCCGCACGAAACTGTTGCACGACTGTTTTTGGTAGATAAATTGTCCACGCCGGAGATCAGCTCCGACGTCGCACAATTTCTTAACCTCTCCTTGGCAGAGTGCCATGGTATCCTGCAACGTTATCATTACGAGGAGGAACATCAGATCGgtttattgaaagaaaa ATACAAAGAGATGCGGCGAAGAATACGGCAAAGAATGGAGGAGTTGAAAGTCCGATTGTA TGTACAGTTATAA